Proteins encoded together in one Carya illinoinensis cultivar Pawnee chromosome 3, C.illinoinensisPawnee_v1, whole genome shotgun sequence window:
- the LOC122303739 gene encoding polygalacturonase At1g48100 — translation MISNLSLKDLTLIIFIAFCVWSSSYETCCAREGKQWIRRSKTKFGHGRNQHPAGRSLLSSAIFNVLDYGAKGDGRVDDTKAFGAAWAAACKVEASTVVVPSGSVFLVAPITFSGATCQSNIVFQLDGKIIAPTSSKPWGSGLLQWLEFTKLKGITIKGKGIIDGQGSVWWDDSGKMPSTKPTALRFYGSTGVTVTGITIQNSPQTHLKFDSCTTVQVYDINVSSPGDSPNTDGIHLQNTQDVVIYSTSLACGDDCVSIQTGSSNVYIHNVNCGPGHGISLGGLGKDNTKACVSNVTVRDVQMHNTLTGVRIKTWQGGSGSVQGIMFSNIQVSEVKTPIMIDQFYCDKSKCKNETSAVAVSGINYVNIRGTFTVKPVHFACSDSVPCTGVSLTTIDLEAAQGSGFSEPFCWETFGELKTTTVPPIHCLRSGKPSRSRVQSNPDSC, via the exons ATGATTAGTAATTTGAGTCTGAAAGACCTTACATTGATCATTTTTATTGCCTTTTGTGTCTGGTCTTCAAGCTATGAAACTTGCTGCGCCAGAGAAGGCAAGCAATGGATCAGGCGAAGCAAAACTAAATTTGGTCATGGCCGCAACCAGCACCCAGCTGGTCGTAGTCTCTTGAGCTCTGCCATCTTCAATGTCTTAGACTATGGTGCCAAAGGCGATGGACGTGTCGATGACACAAAG GCATTTGGAGCAGCGTGGGCAGCAGCTTGCAAGGTGGAGGCATCAACAGTGGTTGTTCCATCTGGGTCTGTTTTCCTCGTTGCACCAATCACTTTTTCTGGAGCTACTTGTCAATCAAACATTGTCTTTCAg TTGGATGGAAAAATCATAGCACCTACAAGCTCTAAACCTTGGGGATCAGGTCTACTACAATGGCTAGAATTTACAAAGCTGAAAGGGATTACCATCAAAGGTAAAGGTATCATTGACGGACAAGGTTCAGTCTGGTGGGATGACTCG GGGAAAATGCCAAGCACCAAGCCCACG GCCCTGAGGTTTTATGGAAGCACCGGAGTTACGGTCACCGGCATAACAATTCAAAACAGTCCTCAGACCCACCTCAAATTCGATAGCTGCACGACCGTTCAGGTTTACGACATAAATGTGTCATCGCCGGGTGACAGTCCCAATACAGATGGAATCCACCTGCAAAACACCCAAGATGTGGTCATTTACAGCACCAGTCTTGCATGTG GAGATGACTGTGTGTCCATCCAAACTGGATCCTCAAATGTATACATACACAATGTCAATTGTGGACCTGGACATGGAATCAGCCTTGGAGGGCTTGGAAAGGACAATACTAAAGCTTGTGTGTCAAATGTCACTGTTCGAGACGTCCAAATGCATAATACGTTGACCGGGGTTCGAATAAAGACTTGGCAg GGAGGATCGGGCTCAGTACAAGGAATCATGTTCTCCAACATTCAAGTTTCTGAAGTCAAAACTCCTATAATGATTGACCAATTTTACTGTGATAAGAGCAAATGCAAGAACGAGACATCGGCTGTGGCAGTATCGGGGATTAACTACGTAAATATTCGAGGAACCTTCACCGTAAAACCCGTGCATTTTGCATGCAGTGACAGCGTGCCTTGCACTGGAGTCTCTCTCACTACCATTGATCTCGAAGCTGCCCAAGGAAGCGGTTTTTCTGAACCTTTCTGCTGGGAAACATTTGGAGAGCTAAAAACTACAACTGTTCCTCCAATTCACTGTTTGCGGTCAGGCAAGCCATCGAGAAGCAGGGTTCAGTCTAACCCTGATTCCTGCTGA